The proteins below are encoded in one region of Juglans microcarpa x Juglans regia isolate MS1-56 chromosome 4D, Jm3101_v1.0, whole genome shotgun sequence:
- the LOC121261440 gene encoding UPF0548 protein At2g17695 isoform X3, producing MVFLCWDRPSPQEQKACINKSGAFNYDSKFRGATAKPLSYLQEDKELSKDGFLLNHARVLVGSGLETYEKGKSALQTWRHFGLDWAFVDPKTPIQSGVKFCVCLKEFLPWVMMPLEVVYVHETRKANKALASFGFGSGTLQGHLLAGEERFSIELDENNQVWYEILSLSKPAHFLSFIGYPYVKLRQKYFAHQSTNAVVKHSTASQQ from the exons ATGGTTTTCCTATGCTGGGATCGGCCCTCTCCTCAAGAACAGAAGGCCTGCATCAACAA GTCAGGTGCATTCAACTATGACTCTAAATTCAGAGGAGCTACTGCTAAGCCTTTGTCTTATCTCCAAGAAGACAAGGAGCTCTCAAAAGACGGTTTCTTACTAAACCACGCGCGTGTCTTAGTTGGTTCTGGTCTAGAGACTTATGAAAAGGGTAAAAGCGCTCTTCAGACTTGGAG GcattttggacttgattgggCATTTGTTGATCCCAAGACTCCCATTCAGAGTGGAGTCAAATTCTGTGTTTGCCTCAAGGAGTTTCTCCCATGGGTCATGATGCCTCTTGAGGTTGTGTATGTACATGAAACTAGAAAAGCTAACAAGGCCTTGGCTTCTTTTGGATTTGGTAGCGGTACCCTTCAAGGCCACCTTCTG GCTGGGGAAGAACGTTTCTCAATTGAGTTGGATGAGAACAACCAAGTGTGGTATGAAATACTTTCCTTATCGAAACCTGCCCACTTTTTGTCATTTATTGGGTATCCATATGTTAAACTACGGCAAAAGTACTTTGCTCATCAATCTACCAATGCAGTTGTGAAACATTCGACTGCTTCACAGCAGTGA
- the LOC121261440 gene encoding UPF0548 protein At2g17695 isoform X2 has translation MVFLCWDRPSPQEQKACINKYKGAFNYDSKFRGATAKPLSYLQEDKELSKDGFLLNHARVLVGSGLETYEKGKSALQTWRHFGLDWAFVDPKTPIQSGVKFCVCLKEFLPWVMMPLEVVYVHETRKANKALASFGFGSGTLQGHLLAGEERFSIELDENNQVWYEILSLSKPAHFLSFIGYPYVKLRQKYFAHQSTNAVVKHSTASQQ, from the exons ATGGTTTTCCTATGCTGGGATCGGCCCTCTCCTCAAGAACAGAAGGCCTGCATCAACAAGTATAAAG GTGCATTCAACTATGACTCTAAATTCAGAGGAGCTACTGCTAAGCCTTTGTCTTATCTCCAAGAAGACAAGGAGCTCTCAAAAGACGGTTTCTTACTAAACCACGCGCGTGTCTTAGTTGGTTCTGGTCTAGAGACTTATGAAAAGGGTAAAAGCGCTCTTCAGACTTGGAG GcattttggacttgattgggCATTTGTTGATCCCAAGACTCCCATTCAGAGTGGAGTCAAATTCTGTGTTTGCCTCAAGGAGTTTCTCCCATGGGTCATGATGCCTCTTGAGGTTGTGTATGTACATGAAACTAGAAAAGCTAACAAGGCCTTGGCTTCTTTTGGATTTGGTAGCGGTACCCTTCAAGGCCACCTTCTG GCTGGGGAAGAACGTTTCTCAATTGAGTTGGATGAGAACAACCAAGTGTGGTATGAAATACTTTCCTTATCGAAACCTGCCCACTTTTTGTCATTTATTGGGTATCCATATGTTAAACTACGGCAAAAGTACTTTGCTCATCAATCTACCAATGCAGTTGTGAAACATTCGACTGCTTCACAGCAGTGA
- the LOC121261440 gene encoding UPF0548 protein At2g17695 isoform X1 yields the protein MNVECSFFIKRIRLPVCCISGVQLSPFFLANSVNSSCRRDGFPMLGSALSSRTEGLHQQLIITRSGAFNYDSKFRGATAKPLSYLQEDKELSKDGFLLNHARVLVGSGLETYEKGKSALQTWRHFGLDWAFVDPKTPIQSGVKFCVCLKEFLPWVMMPLEVVYVHETRKANKALASFGFGSGTLQGHLLAGEERFSIELDENNQVWYEILSLSKPAHFLSFIGYPYVKLRQKYFAHQSTNAVVKHSTASQQ from the exons ATGAATGTTGAGTGCAGTTTCTTTATCAAACGCATTCGATTGCCTGTTTGTTGTATTTCTGGCGTACAACTATCCCCTTTTTTTCTCGCGAACTCTGTAAATTCGAGCTGCCGCAG GGATGGTTTTCCTATGCTGGGATCGGCCCTCTCCTCAAGAACAGAAGGCCTGCATCAACAA CTTATTATCACCAGGTCAGGTGCATTCAACTATGACTCTAAATTCAGAGGAGCTACTGCTAAGCCTTTGTCTTATCTCCAAGAAGACAAGGAGCTCTCAAAAGACGGTTTCTTACTAAACCACGCGCGTGTCTTAGTTGGTTCTGGTCTAGAGACTTATGAAAAGGGTAAAAGCGCTCTTCAGACTTGGAG GcattttggacttgattgggCATTTGTTGATCCCAAGACTCCCATTCAGAGTGGAGTCAAATTCTGTGTTTGCCTCAAGGAGTTTCTCCCATGGGTCATGATGCCTCTTGAGGTTGTGTATGTACATGAAACTAGAAAAGCTAACAAGGCCTTGGCTTCTTTTGGATTTGGTAGCGGTACCCTTCAAGGCCACCTTCTG GCTGGGGAAGAACGTTTCTCAATTGAGTTGGATGAGAACAACCAAGTGTGGTATGAAATACTTTCCTTATCGAAACCTGCCCACTTTTTGTCATTTATTGGGTATCCATATGTTAAACTACGGCAAAAGTACTTTGCTCATCAATCTACCAATGCAGTTGTGAAACATTCGACTGCTTCACAGCAGTGA
- the LOC121261439 gene encoding putative F-box protein At1g65770, translating to MAERIVDWSDLPKELLPCIGRSLKSSAEVLRFRSVCASWRSSIPSFREISPSLPLPFPSPIGQGGEAFVSLTTFYRLELAHQNPNPSKSWLIRVEESEPGKLRFLNPLSGRPISVLPVSFPKVINLLDFRVLEVSKAYKVVKYPSGKSFTAVNKVVLFPNSAWTRAEDCVVFVIYLDGKLGYAKYGDERWTLVDKQYSHYDDIIVYKGQFYVIDKLGTVSWIDSSLKLIQFSPPLCGLGCQKHLVESCGELYVLDRYFDGEPSPRRYRDENIFANLLSSNVYPRTIDFKVYKLDQEWGTWVLVKNLGDTMFILGDDCSFSVSAREFPGCKGNCIYFTVENDFFVFNLGDGSFSKIQYFPDFSHIFRPPLSWRFPNLSSSKC from the coding sequence ATGGCGGAGAGAATCGTCGATTGGTCCGATCTTCCAAAGGAACTCCTGCCATGCATCGGCAGAAGCCTCAAATCTAGCGCCGAAGTTCTCCGGTTTCGCAGCGTCTGTGCTTCATGGCGATCCTCCATCCCTTCCTTCCGCGAGATCTCTCCTTCTCTGCCTCTCCCTTTTCCCAGCCCAATCGGCCAGGGAGGCGAGGCCTTTGTCTCGTTAACTACCTTCTATCGTCTTGAGCTGGCACACCAGAATCCAAATCCTTCTAAAAGCTGGTTGATCAGGGTCGAAGAGTCTGAACCTGGTAAACTACGTTTTCTGAACCCCCTTTCAGGCCGCCCTATCAGTGTTCTCCCCGTGTCTTTTCCCAAGGTGATAAATCTATTGGATTTTCGGGTCTTGGAGGTAAGCAAAGCATATAAAGTAGTAAAATATCCTAGTGGCAAATCTTTTACTGCTGTGAACAAAGTGGTGCTTTTCCCCAACTCTGCGTGGACTCGTGCTGAGGACTGTGTGGTATTCGTTATATATCTAGATGGAAAATTGGGTTACGCTAAATATGGAGATGAGAGATGGACCCTTGTAGATAAGCAATATTCTCATTATGATGACATTATTGTATATAAGGGGCAGTTCTATGTTATTGACAAATTGGGAACAGTTTCCTGGATTGATTCATCGTTGAAGTTGATACAGTTTTCGCCCCCGTTGTGTGGCTTGGGTTGCCAGAAGCATTTGGTGGAGTCGTGCGGAGAACTCTATGTTCTTGATAGATACTTTGATGGAGAGCCGAGTCCAAGAAGATACCGTGATGAGAACATCTTTGCTAATCTCCTTAGCTCTAATGTCTACCCTAGGACAATTGATTTCAAAGTCTATAAGCTGGACCAAGAGTGGGGTACTTGGGTTTTAGTGAAGAACTTGGGCGATACGATGTTCATCTTGGGTGACGACTGTTCCTTCTCTGTTTCAGCTCGAGAATTCCCTGGTTGTAAAGGGAATTGCATTTACTTCACTGTTGAAAATGACTTTTTTGTCTTCAACTTGGGGGATGGTAGTTTTAGCAAGATCCAATATTTCCCGGACTTTTCTCATATATTTCGGCCACCGCTATCTTGGCGCTTCCCAAATCTGAGTTCCTCCAAATGCTGA
- the LOC121261447 gene encoding LOW QUALITY PROTEIN: thiosulfate sulfurtransferase 16, chloroplastic-like (The sequence of the model RefSeq protein was modified relative to this genomic sequence to represent the inferred CDS: inserted 1 base in 1 codon): MYSSLEFLIETRSKKTQEHSTLSLNREEEMVVESLVSSAFCLTGSSLPPILCPLKPNQRYSHGRLLPLTPNQKPCRFASKQNITNFSPKCALKGNLEATGVPTSVPVRVAHELLQAGHRYLDVRTPEEFSAGHAPGAINXPYMYRVGSGMAKNPNFLAEVSSHFGKYDEIIVGCQIGKRSLMAATDLLAAGFSGITDIAGGYAAWTQIGLPTES, from the exons ATGTACTCAAGTCTCGAATTCTTGATAGAAACAAGATCAAAGAAGACCCAAGAACATAGCACTCTGTCCTTGAATCGAGAAGAAGAAATGGTTGTTGAGTCGTTGGTTTCCTCTGCTTTCTGCCTCACTGGTTCTTCCCTTCCTCCAATCCTTTGCCCCCTTAAGCCCAATCAAAGGTACTCACATGGGCGTTTATTGCCATTAACGCCGAATCAGAAGCCATGTCGCTTTGCTAGTAAGCAAAACATTACCAACTTCag TCCCAAGTGTGCTCTGAAAGGGAACTTGGAGGCCACCGGAGTTCCGACGTCGGTGCCGGTCCGTGTGGCTCACGAGCTACTGCAAGCTGGACACCGGTATTTAGACGTCAG GACTCCTGAAGAGTTCAGTGCAGGACATGCACCTGGGGCCATTA ATCCCTACATGTACAGAGTTGGATCAG GTATGGCAAAGAATCCCAATTTTCTTGCAGAAGTTTCATCacattttggaaaatatgatgAGATTATTGTT GGTTGCCAGATTGGGAAAAGGTCGCTTATGGCTGCCACTGATCTGTTAGCTGCT GGTTTTAGTGGCATTACAGACATAGCTGGAGGGTATGCTGCCTGGACACAGATCGGACTTCCAACAGAATCGTGA
- the LOC121261442 gene encoding ganglioside-induced differentiation-associated protein 2-like, which yields MLENIPSDFPNPDLYLFNYACPLLYQYNFFLSFSLQPSPISLPLPLSPLFLPKFKTKKMCAHTCQSQRQQQQLIEELEIFKIKGRDRRGRKILRIVGKFFPSRSLSVDVVNKHLEQKVYPKLGKKAFSVVYVHTGVQRCENFPGISALRSIYEGIPVDVKENLEAVYFVHPDLQARLFLATFGRLLFSGGLYGKLRYVSRLDLLWEHVRRNEIEIPEFVYDHDEDLEYRPMMDYGLESDHPRIYGAPAVDSPVPLYSMRCIS from the exons ATGCTTGAGAATATCCCCTCCGATTTTCCGAACCCGGATCTCTATCTCTTTAATTACGCTTGTCCTCTCCTATATCAAtacaatttctttctttctttctccctccAACCCAGTCCAATTTCTCTgcctctccccctctctcctctGTTTCTTCCAAAATTCAAAACCAAGAAAATGTGTGCCCACACTTGCCAATCCCAACGACAACAACAGCAACTCATTGAAGAACTGGAGATCTTCAAGATCAAAGGCAGAGACAGACGTGGTCGCAAGATCCTTCGCATTGTTGGAAAATTCTTCCCCT CTAGGAGTTTGAGTGTCGACGTGGTGAACAAGCACCTGGAGCAGAAGGTGTATCCGAAATTGGGGAAAAAGGCATTCTCGGTGGTGTACGTGCACACAGGCGTTCAAAGGTGCGAGAATTTTCCCGGAATCTCAGCCCTAAGATCAATCTACGAGGGGATTCCGGTGGACGTGAAGGAGAATCTTGAGGCTGTGTACTTTGTCCACCCGGACTTGCAGGCCAGGCTCTTCCTCGCCACCTTCGGTCGGCTTCTCTTCAGCGGAGG GCTATACGGGAAGCTGAGGTACGTGAGCAGGCTGGATTTGCTGTGGGAGCACGTGAGGAGGAATGAGATTGAGATCCCGGAGTTCGTGTATGATCATGATGAAGATTTGGAGTACCGTCCGATGATGGATTATGGTTTGGAGAGCGACCATCCTAGGATCTACGGTGCACCCGCGGTGGATTCGCCCGTTCCattgtactccatgaggtgcatCTCATAA